The DNA window TCCGGGTCCATGTACCCCACCGTGCCCCCCGTGTAGAGCGGCTCCTGCGGCGAGCCGTCGTCGCCGCCGGCGCTGGGGTCGAGCACGGAGGACAGCCCGAAGTCGGCGATCTTGGCCGTCCACGCGTCGTCGAGCAGGATGTTGGCGGACTTGACGTCGCGGTGCATGATGGGCGGCACGGCGTAGACGTGCATGTACTCCATGCCCCGCGCCGCGCCCAGCGCGATGGtgagccggccgcgccacgacgACACGGCCGCCGCCATGGGGCTCCGGCTGTGCAGCTGGTCGTGCAGCGTGCCGTtggccatgtactcgtacaccAGCACGCGCTCGCCGGAGTCGGCGCAGCAGCCCAGCAGGCACACGATGTTCTTGTGGTTGGCGCGCGCCAGTGCCGTCAGCTCCGAGTTGAACGCCGTCTCGCGGTCGCGCCGCCGGGCCGGGCGcgccgccgagctcgacgccttGGCCGACTCCTCGGCGCGCTTGATCGCGACCTCGCGCCCGTCGGGGAGGGTGCCGCGGTACACGGACCCGAAGCTCCCGGTCCCAATCCGGCTGTCGTCGGAGAACCCGTCCGTCGCGGCGTAGAGCATGTCCAGCGTGAAGTGCTCCACCACGCTGCCCGGGCCCCTGCTCCTGCTGGACCCGAGCCTCGCCGGCATCAGCGATTGCTGCGCGCCACCGGAGGTATCCTGTTCgttcccgcggcggcggcgccggcgccggagacACCACAGGAACAGCGCGAACTGCAATGCAGCGAAGAACACGAGGAAagcggcggccgccgcggcgaTTGCAATCCACATGGTCCTCCTGCTCCTGCCGCCCTTCCCGGGAACGAGCGACGCGCTGGGCTTGGCGACATTGAGCTCGAACGCGCAGTCGACGCAGACGCAGCTGCCGGCGTCGCAGAGGTTGGCGGAGCCCGGCAAGACGCCGCATTGGCACGAGGACATGGGCACGCAGGGGCCCGGCATGACGCGGCCGAAGACGAGGCGGTTGGTGGCGTTGAACTCGGCGCCGCCCCAGCAGACGAGGGAGTAGTTGGCCATGAGCACGCCGCAGAAGGCCTCGCCTTGCGCGCGCACGTCGAGGAACTGAGCGCGCGTGAGGCCGGCCGGCGGGTGGGCGACGCCGTCGCCGAAGCAGCGGATGGTGAAATTGGTGCGCAGGCCGCAGACGCCCGACTCCCCCAATGCCAGCGCCGCGTACCCCCCGGTGGCCGCCGCGTCGACCCTCGGTGGGTCGCGGCCCCAGCACTTGAGCGCCCCCGTCGTGGACAGCGCGCACGCGCGGTGGCGGCACGCGGCCACGACGTCGAAGCTCCCGTCCGCCGGCGCGCCAGCGACGGCCGCCGTGTCGTTGCCGAAGCAGCGGATGGAGGCCGGCGTCCCTCTCAGGATGCCGCACACGAAGCCGtccccgacggcggcggcgacgaagcGGAGGTCCCGGGAGATTTTGAGGCCGCGCCAGCGCCAGCAGTGGAGCTCCCCGCTGTCGAGCACCCCGCAGACGCGGTACTCCCCCGAGGACAGCGCCCGGAGCGGCGGGCCCATGTAGACCCGCTTGGACCTGCTGTCGCCGTCGGCGGACAGGTCCCACCAGCGCATGTCGACGTCGCCCGCGCGCTCGCCGGAGGGCCCCACGGCGCAGAGGAAGTCCTCCCCCCCGGCCAGCGCGGCGAAGGGGTGCGAGGACGGGTACGTCTCCTGGCGCGCGTGGTCGCCGCCGGCCGCCGTGCAGTTGAGGTCGACCAGCAGCGGCGACGCCGCGGACGGCAGCAGCGCGCACACTATGGTGGTGGCGTCCGCCTTGGCCAGCGCGAAGGGGGAGAgcgccgacgccgccgccccGGGCCGCCGCGTCGCGAGCAGCGAGAAGACGGGCagcaggaagaggaagaagggatGGAGCCGGAGCTGGCGCGGCGGCGGCATGAGAGTGCGCGGCAGCGTGTGGGGAGAAGGGGGAGGGGGAACGGCAGGCGGGAGGACATGGTAAGGCAGCCGAGGCCGAGGTGTGAGCGGGTGTGTCCGGCCGCGTCAGGTGGTGAATTTGGTGGCTAATCCTGCTTCTGCCTGCGCGCTCTGCTCTGGCACTCACCTCAACTGCTCTCAGCTCAGCTCACTCTCATTGGCCGCGGCGGGCATGCTTGGCGTCCATCGACCATCTCCATCGCTCGTTAGTGGGTTGGACGATGATCAAGGTGATGATTAGAGTCGGTAAAATTTAACTAATTCTTGTCTCCTGGCAGGTGCAGTGTCAGGACTCAGGAGCAGGACAAGATTGCGTTGTCAGGGGAGCACTGGCGACGCATGTGGCAAGAGGATCATGGTTGTTTCCTCGACTCTCTGTGGATGCGAATCTGGCTGGGAAGGAAAGCTACCGACTACCAGTCTGATGCAACCTCGTCGGCGACAGATTACTTTACCTGGCGTTAGTTACTTCCCTGTGCACGCCAAGTTTAATTTTAATCCGGTTTTGGACGGCTGACAGTGCCAGCTTACTGAACGGATTGACTGTAGAAGCAAAGTGACAGATGAGCTGGTTCGCTCGTCTGCTCACGCATGCCGGCTTACCGGTGATTATCTACCAACAAGTACATtccattctttttttttctttttttttttttgctcacaTGCCCATGGCCACTCATTAGACTCAATTTATAAAGTCCAATAAGTACATTCTCCTCACCCCCTCTTATTCTTAACTTTATCTTTGGATCCACATCTCCGGAAAACAACTTTGCGTGATTTACGCTGACCACTTTAccaattttttattgtttatatgTTCTTATATAGTATATATTCGGTGTGTTGTGTGGTTATGTGCTTGGACAGATACTTGGGTTGG is part of the Miscanthus floridulus cultivar M001 chromosome 9, ASM1932011v1, whole genome shotgun sequence genome and encodes:
- the LOC136481867 gene encoding serine/threonine-protein kinase-like protein CCR4, with the translated sequence MPPPRQLRLHPFFLFLLPVFSLLATRRPGAAASALSPFALAKADATTIVCALLPSAASPLLVDLNCTAAGGDHARQETYPSSHPFAALAGGEDFLCAVGPSGERAGDVDMRWWDLSADGDSRSKRVYMGPPLRALSSGEYRVCGVLDSGELHCWRWRGLKISRDLRFVAAAVGDGFVCGILRGTPASIRCFGNDTAAVAGAPADGSFDVVAACRHRACALSTTGALKCWGRDPPRVDAAATGGYAALALGESGVCGLRTNFTIRCFGDGVAHPPAGLTRAQFLDVRAQGEAFCGVLMANYSLVCWGGAEFNATNRLVFGRVMPGPCVPMSSCQCGVLPGSANLCDAGSCVCVDCAFELNVAKPSASLVPGKGGRSRRTMWIAIAAAAAAFLVFFAALQFALFLWCLRRRRRRRGNEQDTSGGAQQSLMPARLGSSRSRGPGSVVEHFTLDMLYAATDGFSDDSRIGTGSFGSVYRGTLPDGREVAIKRAEESAKASSSAARPARRRDRETAFNSELTALARANHKNIVCLLGCCADSGERVLVYEYMANGTLHDQLHSRSPMAAAVSSWRGRLTIALGAARGMEYMHVYAVPPIMHRDVKSANILLDDAWTAKIADFGLSSVLDPSAGGDDGSPQEPLYTGGTVGYMDPEYYRLQHLTDKSDVYSFGVVLLELMSGCRVVQRYAESVTPKNVVEFAVPHILADDVARVLDPRLPAPTPDEAEALAYVGYLAADCVGPVGCDRPSMTEVVDALERALAACGAAPLSRAGTGRRPVLSRSGTDQFDLTDTD